From the genome of Sphingobacterium sp. UGAL515B_05:
TTAAATACAGGTACGGTAATTGGAATTGCAAGCATGCTAGCAGATACAAGTTTTTATGCTAAATTTGTACCGTCATTTGCTTGGGTGTTCGACGGAGGTGTGCAAACTTATGAATTTGATAAGTTTATGGCATATTTGGAGACGCTGTATGCATCAAAAGGGGAAGAGCTCACGGAGCAGATTAAAGATAAATTGAATCAACTTAACAAAAAATATAATTAAATCGTAAAATCATGCGTAAAAAAATCGTAGCTGGTAATTGGAAAATGAATTTAGACTATCAATCAGGATTGAGCTTGTTTTCTGAAATTATCAATATGGCCAAAGATGAAGTGATTGGAAACCAGGAATTGGTTGTTTGTAGCCCATTTATTCATTTGTCAAGCCTTGGGCAATTGTCGAAAAATGTTGCAAATGTAAATATCGGTGCGCAGAATATTCACCAAGCTGAGTCCGGAGCCTATACAGGTGAGATTTCGGCTTCACAGGTAAAATCAGTAGGCGCTTCACATGTTATTTTGGGGCACTCTGAAAGACGTGCTTATTTTGGTGAGACTGATGCATTGTTGGCATCTAAAGTGGATATTGCATTAAAACATGATTTAACACCAATATTCTGTATTGGAGAAACGAGAGAAGAACGTGAATCTGGAGCTTTCTTTGATGTGATCAAAACACA
Proteins encoded in this window:
- the tpiA gene encoding triose-phosphate isomerase, whose protein sequence is MRKKIVAGNWKMNLDYQSGLSLFSEIINMAKDEVIGNQELVVCSPFIHLSSLGQLSKNVANVNIGAQNIHQAESGAYTGEISASQVKSVGASHVILGHSERRAYFGETDALLASKVDIALKHDLTPIFCIGETREERESGAFFDVIKTQLTDGLFHLSKEAFASVVLAYEPVWAIGTGLTASPEQAQEVHKFIREVLADQYGQEIADNTSILYGGSCNPGNAKDLFAQADIDGGLIGGASLKSRDFIDIAKVFNG